The DNA window GAGAGTTCCATGGCTGGTTCATAGCGTCGCTTtcgctgtaagacggtcatgatatAGATCATAACTCTATTGACTGCGTTCCACGTtccattatccgggttgatgcccGGTCCttccgttttaagtagctccctgcacgtcgcttcaaacctcggacattcgaagaccataTGCCCCGGTGTCttctcgacgttctcacactccgggcacaatgGGGACATTGCGTACCCGAACCGACGAAGAAACTTCCTAAAGTAGccgtggcccgacaggagctgtttcaggtggaaggtcatctctccgtgctttctattgacccacgtcgatgagccggtaggtccactttccatTCTTCGCATTGTCCTATTCCTGCTGACACaccaccatcgaatcgattctcatcatcttcctcacgtttctgacgtttcattgattgtagcacttgatatcctctgTCAGGCGATAACGCATGCTGCCTCCAAAAATATTATTCTGTACACAATCGTACGACCACCAGCGCGAACTTCCTGTCCAGCTTTTCGAGGTTCCGTTTaattttcagcgccgcaccccaggttggaaccccatatcgcagtatcgatgacgaaacactagataacagACCGATTTTAGGCAGGTGTAATCAagtggttgttaaagctcaaccggtagtcccaattgcttcagtgcacgcttcgacgCAAACCACGTGCCCTTCAAGGGTGATCTGTATGCGCtaaaccgctttgcagttgctgaccaacaaccaCTCCGTcctgtggtgagctatttgcagcttgaccccgttcatccagcgcGACAGCGTCTATTGTATCCGTCACCGACATCTCCACTTCTCCAAGTGTCTCAtcactcatcaccgttagtgacacgtcatcCACGAAACGCACGATTTTCACGTTCCCGGGCAGCCGCAGTATTAAGAGTTGGACCGAAAATGGAGCACTGAGGAACGCCCACTGCGACTCGCATTGACCTTTGCCCTTTGTTCGTCTCGTCTACTccggaagtagctcttcaggatctggctcattcttctgtGCAGTGCTGCGGCATTGGCCTATACGGGTAAATTTCCATCATCTAAACATTTCTGCAGtggcatcctgaacatgttcggatatgccaggatcgcagctttaaGCGCCacttttggtatttcatccggaccgggggcttCTTCTTCGCGGTACGGTGCTGGTGTCCAGGTAGTTGgttcgtgcttcgggaagagactcaacaattatttttagcttacccgggcatatttcagatgATGTCGACGGGCCCTCATCTTGGTCATGACCACTCAGTACGTGTTCCCCAGGGACTAGCATCTACTGCACAGCACAGCTACTTGTGGCaaactggcttgctaagcttttTAAAGCGTCCGTAGCTTCTCGAAACGCCGCTTGCGTTCCTCTCTCGCTCTTCGATCTTGCTATTTGAAACCGCCTTCAGGCTctaagcagcgtgtagcgtactgagctactcatctaaccagtaagctgcacgccgtgtACTGCATTGCtccagttttcgtggcattgtaacgtcacaagccgtcacaatccttcttgttagatcagccgcatcgacgtacttgattccgctgtTCACCGAAGTGACTtaacaaagaggtttttgttaaagacttccactttagcttgccggtcgtccttcttcgtgctgcagcaggattccattggccgatgcgatATCGAATCGCCTTGTGGTCGCTATGGGGATACATCTCGCACACTAttcagtccatgttcgccgtcagtcaaagactacagaatgtggcggaatttctctcggtaccgatgttcgtttcgtgaaccaataagctcccagttttgtcacgataccagGAACAATTTAGCTGCCCGCTTCGCCGCGATCAACTCGTTATAAGGAAATATTCCcagaagataacttttgcaaacgaaactttgagaattccatGTAAAATATTAAGCACATTATTGTTGAAcatgttcaattttttcaaatattcttTGAAACATTtcgaaaggggggggggggggggggtgatctGTCCCCAAACCCCcacgctactacgccactggttaTTACTGTGGCTTTCGATCGCTTTGATGAAAGGGTTCGGCTGTTTCTCGCTTAGAGAGCGGTGATTGCCGACAAGGAGTCGGAAAAGGTTACTGTTGGCTCGTTTGGTATTTTGGATATTAGGCTCCAAGCGACTGCAGCTGCTTCGGCGGAGAAGATGAAGCACTTGATTGCTAGGTGATGATATGATTGTCTCTGGGATCTTCATACCGATTTACTACTTCTGTGTGGCTGTATTGGCGCCGTCGGTGAAGATGTGGCGGTGGTTGTGATATTTGATGTTGAGAAGTTCATTGGAGCTCATGCAGGCGGCTTCCGGAGGGAGGTTGACCCGATGGCGGCTGGTGTCCTTTGCCGGCATGTAACCGTTGTACCAGGGGTTTTTGTGCGCGGAGTGCAGTTTCGCGATTTATGGTAGTTCCTCGCCCGAGTAAtttctgtagtttttttttcgttgtttgGAGTAGTCTGCAGTCTTGGTCGGAGGTTTCTTTTCCTAGGTAGTCGAGTTTGGCAAAAGATGACGATGATGGGGTGCAAGTTATCCGGCTTCTACACAAGTTTTGTTGGAAGGCGTGCTTGGTAGTATGTTGGACGCTAGTCCGATGGAACGGATGTAAGTTAGGGGCGTTGATGAGATTGTTGCGACGGAGTCCGGTGGCTGCGATTTTGTAGTAGATTTTTCTACAGAAGTTTTTTTCTGAAACACGATGCTAGTGCAATAGGTCTATATGATTTTGGATTTGTCTCGTGTTGTCCAGGTTTTACAATAGGAACAATACGAAAAACTTGCCATCCTTCCGGCATGTTACTCGACCAGAAAATCGAATTATATACTTCCAGCAATGCTTACTTCGTAGCACGAAATCGGGCATACCGTCTCTCCCCGAAGCAGAATTCTTCGTTTCTGCAAGCGTTTTGTTTAGATCATGAATATTGATGAAAGGCGGCTCATCCTCTACGATGGAATACCTCAATTCTGGATGAAACGGTTCGAGCGATGACGGTTTTCCATTATACAAACATCTCGTAGTTGATTCGATCTTCATTTAAATTTCTTCACCATTCTACAGAGAGACAATAAAGAGGTATCACTGCCCAGAGAATCACGAAACTTTTTCCATGAATCgagttttttaactttaattttttttttaaatcacttTCTGCTTTTCGGTAACTTGGGTATAGCTGGGCGGTATGACCACTAGCTTGCCATAATCGGAATTCGTTTTGCCCTTTTAGTTTTTGTCGCTCCAGTTACTCATCCCACCAAGGCTGCGGTATTTTATTAAAGGACTGCTTAGACGAATCAGAAGCTGAAGACATAGCCTCTGTCACTACCGTTAACAGTTCATTATAATCATGCCTTTCTTTCACCATACCACTGTTGTCGAATGCTCTGTGCAGAATTATACCCCGTCTATTATCGTTTGAGTTTTCCCACAAAGTATGCCTAGCGTTCCAATCTCCTCCAATTATACAGGGCTTTGGTACACTGAACAAACTAGAAACGTATTTTTTACCGGAAAATTCAGGTGATGTTAAAAAAATAGGAATCCTTTCAATTTTATGTGATGCACGTAAAATTTAACAACTTGGTAATAAAACTTATTAGATTTTTGAGTGAAGGTTATGTGTCATGTTGATAAAAGTTACGTGAAATTCACATACCTTTTACTGGAGCTCACAGTGAGAAAATTACTGTTTTATAAACTCAAGATGGCGTCAACTGGATATACGCGTTCATTATTGTTGGATGATTTAGGCTTCCCTGAAAGTCTACTAGATGTTTTCGAGCGTAAGATTCATTgatattcaaataaataaacCCTTCTCTataaaatgtttcaattttCAGAGTGCGGGATCGGATTATTCGAATTAATAACCTTCTCGATTGAAGAGTTACAGTGTCATTTGCAGCAAACGGATGCTGATTGGAAAATTGAGGTTATTTTTGAAGCTATAAGTTCCTGGCGAAAAAGAAATGTAGTTCAATTGATATTTTATGGTAAACACTTATTTTCATATTTGTATCTATTAATTTATAGAAATCAGCGATCCTCAGTGCATTAACCAGCAACGAACTTCCCGGAAATGGAGGAGCAAACGAACCCTGTGAGTCAAGTGGAAGCGTGCTGAATACACATGCACTTGAAAGAGAGCAGCGAGGCTTATTACTTACACCCGTCAATGAATCGACCGATTCGGGAATTGTGTCTACAAAAACAGTAGGCTGTGTACCccttgaaataagaagtcagaTTGACTCTGATTCATTATGTACCGGAAATGAGTCCTCAAAAATACTGGACGAACTTGAGCTGCTAGATGTAAGCCAGAGCACGCCATCAGTGTCGTCGAATGGCGAGGCGGAACTAGCGACTGCTAGTGTTTCAGGTAGGATTATTTCAAATTTGCTAATACGGTGCAAAGTTCCATCATTTGAATTGCATTTAAAACGTCGAATAAAGCAATACACGCGCGTTttaacgttcaatatttttatcaatactagacaGTATTGActaaagtattgtacgtgtaatggaaaaaaaatgtattgacgatgtgtatttcaaatgggattggcGTATTAAAGTAATATCGTCAACACTCgcattgaaaaaatattgaacgtgtaagagCCGCTTTAGTGCATTTGACATAATACCTTCACATAAAGCATTCTAGCTAACAGCAACTGCACTTGTATTTATCTTTTCCTATTCTTCTTGCAGCTAGTTTTAATGACGGGATCGAAACGAACGAAACCGAGCGTAGACAGGAAAAACAAAACAACGAGGAACACCCACCATATTCATCTGATACTGTGTTTTCTCCAAGCATTTTAGCAGCGCTCTTGAAAAATTCAGAGGAAGGGAAAGATATTTTGCGTAGATCAACACTTGGCGAACTGAGCGAGGCCAAACAACTGGCATTAGCTGGTATTATCGCCAAATATCATCTGGCGACTAAGGATCAACTTCGCGTGGATGATTTGGAGAGATATGCTTTGGCTATAACTACAATCTTTAAATCGGAACGCAAGGTATAACCCATACACATTTTATATTACGCATGGGACATAAAAAGAACATACTTTCTATTGTAGGAGAGTTATTACATTCCCCGAGGTGGAGACCGTCGTAATCACGGcggtaaaataataaataaaattggaaatttaaaacaaaagaagagaaAAAGCGACGCAAAGGAAGAAGAACATTTGAAAAAACTCAAATCAGGCGAGTCAACATGCGATGCACCCTCCGACAGCAAACAATCGATTGAAGCATATGAATGGTTAGCTTTGAATGATACGCCGTGGTCTACAGTACTTGACAAATGGTCAATAAGTTTTGATTCGCGTAAAACGATACTAGGAGACAAAAAGCTCGTCAACAAAGCCTTAAGATTGTATGGGCATTACAAAAATTCGAATGGTTTTCAGTTGGTAAGTCAACTACTACGAATACtactaataaaaataataagttTTCATTTTTAGATTGATATTGATTTTCGACTACTCACATTGGGTGGAACTAGTGGATTGCAAGTATTAGTTGCTATTCGCCCTGCGTTAATTGCTTACATTTCAAACACGGCGTTGGATCCATCTGCTGAAGGTTTATTGAGATTATTGAAAAGCACTACTACAAGCGAAGGTACTCTTTTGAGTGTGATAGTGAATTTATGAGAcaattatttatatattttccgCTTTCTTCATTTTTAGATGTTAAACATTGTGCGCTGTTGCTAGGATTGCACACAGTACTACCTCCAATCGCAGCAGGATCCCGATACAAACCCACAATCTGTACGGCCCAAGACGATACCATTGTCTTTGCAGAATCTTTAGACGCAGCTATAGAAAAAGTTCGAACAATCTGTATGGGCTACGAGGAACGCAATCTACCAATTGTTCCAAAATTAATTACTATTGGAACAGAAGTATCTCGAATCGATGGCCCATTTTATATATGGTATAACGAAATACTCTATGAAGTGAACACAGCTGCAAGAGCAACGGACGTACTTCTAAAGCTGTCTGCAATATTCGGATTACCTTTTTCGAAGGTGTCTAAGTTGGTGTGGCACTTCATAAGCTCTTATGCATATTCGATCCGCCAGCGTGAGTCATATGCTGCAATAAATCGTCTGGAAAAGTATTTGTCTGCTCAGCACATATCATCAGTAACCAAAAATGATTAGTTGTATGCTATCTGACTGTAAGTTTATATTTTCTAATGTAAGCGATTATTTCGATCATCTTAAAAATTACCATGTAGTACCAGTAGATTATCGGTATAGATGTACTGTAATGAATTGCAATCAACTTTTTTCAAAGCTGTATCCTTTTAAAAAGCACATGAGCAGGCATTCAATAACAGGTTTAGCAACAGAAAGCTTTAGTCACCagtcaaatgaatcgaatcatGAGAGCAGGGAATCAAACTACAGccaaaattcaaataaaaaacaaaaagttgattcaaatgaacaaaatactCTTTCAAAATACCTATCTCCAACGTTTGAAGCGATTGATAAATCAACGGCGGATTTTACGTTAAGTATGCATATGAAGAACAATTTTACGCGCAAGGATGTATACGACATTCAACGTAGAGTCTCATTAATCTTCAAAGAAGTTGCTTGCCAAATGGAATTGTTGGATTTAAAGTTTGCAGATCCTGAAATTGagtttaattttaaatgttatcTCTCCAAACTTAAACAAATGTTTTCTTTAATCAGTTCAGACCACAACTTTTTTAAGTATTTACGCACACATGGATTTAAATTGCCTGTAATCATTGCTATTGAAAATGATAACATTATTAATAAGCCAGCCGATGTAGTGAATGAGTTGGGCATCGAACCAAGCTGTAGTTATCTAATGTTAATGCCAGTTGAATAtcaaattaaaacattttttgaatgtGGAGCATTATTAGAGAAAACCATCAGTAACACGGTAGAACTTGAAAAGACATCGGACATTAAAAACTTTGTTGCTGCTAGTAGATGGAAACAAATccgagaaaaatataaaaacgacATTATCATTCCAATCTGGATTTACAGTGATGAATTTGAGGTAAATGACCCCCAAAGctctcatagtaatagacattCCATATGTGGCATATATTACAGTTTTCCAACGTTCCCTGAAGAATTTCAAGGGAAATTATGCAATATATTTGTAGCAGGAATGCTAAAAAAAGTTGACATCAAGGTAGTTGGATTCAATAAGCTACTATATGCCCTTATAGAGAAGTTTAAAGGTTTAGAAGAAGTTGGAATCACGTTTATGCTTAACAGACAAGCAGTATTAATTAGGTTCGTCTTATGTTTGGTACAAGGAGATAACTTAGGAGTGCATACAATGCTACTTTTATCAAGTGGTTTTAATGCTACCTTTTATTGCCGGTTCTGTAGACGACCTAAAGAATTGCTTAAGAAGGACGTGATAGAACATGCAGATTGTATGCGTCGAAGACAAGATTATGATGAAGATATTGATATTGGGCGACATTGTGATACTGGTATTGCAGGCAACTCTATATTCAATAATCTGCCATCCTTTCATGTAATCGAAAATCGTAGTGTAGATGCTATGCACGACATTTTCAGCAATGGAATTTGTAAATACGGTTTCACTGAGGCACTAGACTATTTCATTTATACTAAAAGATACTTCACAGTTAGTGAATTCAATACACGACGAAAGATATTTGCTAAGTTGTGCCTAGATAGCGAAATGAAACGCATGCCAGATATAACTGAATATTATAGtagagaaaaaaagaaaaccgTTTCGTTACGAATGACTTCCAGTGAAATGCGCTGCTTTACTCATTATTTCACCTTTCTTATTGGTCAGTACATTCCTATTGAAGATCAAGTTTGGACATATTGTaaatcgttgattaaattaGTTCATTTGTGCCTTCTCCGTTCATTTTCATCAGAAGAAATTGATCAATTACGTGAACAGATTAGTCAacatcataatttatatattatCCTTTTCAAAAAAGACCTCAAACCTAAGCATCACTTTATTGTCCATTATCCGTCAATTATTCGCATCTCAGGGCCGATAGAAAAAATGATGTGTTTTCGTTACGAAGCGAAACACAGAGGATTCAAGCAATACGCACATGTAATGTCATCAAGAAAAAATCTTTGCTACACGTTAGGAGTGAAAGCCAGCTTGAAATTCTATTACGATGCGTCTAACAAAAGTTTCAGTGATAATTGTACTACTGGTAATTTTAAAACGGGCGACCTACGACTTAGACATTATTTCAGAAATTTGTTACAACCTCTGCGTTTGAACTCGGATTTCATAGTAATGTTTTCGAGCTCAATTGAATATAAAGGAACGCAGTATAGTGCTGGGAATTTTTTGACACGgttagagaaaaacaaaatacatcTCTTTGAAATTTTGGATTTCATCTCATTAGGTGGTTCAATTTTCGTTGTTAGTCAGTTTTGGGAAACAGGGGATTATAATGACCATTTTTTGGCATATGAGGTTAAGGCACGAAGCGCAATAGTTGATATAGTTGATATTGAGTTATTTGGAACACCTCCAATTACTTTGCACAAGATCGATCATCTTTATATGTTtaggattaaaaatagttttaatatCGATTGTATTGAGTGATTGATGTAAATAAAAAAACGTTGCCTTAAAAAACCATTAAATTTTTATGAATTCTTGGAAAGAAAAATCTGTTTAAATTACATATAAAATTTACCACAAACAAATTTAAAGGTTACTTGAACATCCAGTTATATTTACGTGAATATTCTTGtgatttttaagaaattttaatttgaaGATCATTGTATATTACGATGAAATCTACGTGAAAATCATATAGTGTTCATCTGACTCACTTGAAACTGCATTTCTTTGTCAAAACATGTAAGATTCACCTGAAAAGTATAGTAGAAAATATCTACGTATGATTTCAGGTGAATTTTATGTGCGATTTTTTTGCAGTGTATTGACGCCATAAAATTTTCCAGCATTTCTTGGGTAAAAGATGACTGCGGATGAATGTATATAGACACTACAGTTAAATATCCTATATCGAACAAGCCACAGCTTCTATTCCGCTACAAGCTTTCAATGGGACTGCGACAGGATCTAGATCTTGATTGAATGCTattaacaccccccccccccccatagaGTTGCGCCTATGGTCTCTACGAAGCACCATGTGGTCCTTAATATCAAAAGTCAGAAGCTGATCCAGGTGAGTTTCTGATAATAAAGTTACGGAAATATTATAAGAGTTGATCATGCTGACGAGCTCTGCTTTTTTCTGCTTGATACCCCTACAATTCCACTGAAGGAATCTGATGGGCTCCGATGACGTTTCGTTGTGCTCATTATAATTGATCAGGAGGGTTCTCCACAGGGTAGTCCACCTTTTCCCGATATTGGCACGGTTCGTAGATTTGGTTAGCTCCGATCGGGGGTTCCAATACCTCGAGTACTGAAACGATGTTCTGCTCAGTAGATTGTTGACGAAAATGTATGAGTTCACCGTAGTTGATTTTAGAGCAACCTTAAATGGAATGAGGTAGtgcccaaaatcaataaaattcagtAGATTTGCCCCGATTCTCCAACACAATTGCGCTAGATTTGGCATATTTCCACTGATCATTGCAATCCATTCTACACAACATGAAATGCTTCGTGCCAGCACAAAATTCTTTCAACTCGTTtgttgtgataaaattacaaaaattaatatttacccaaacacatgaaatgaCGCGCGCTATGCATCCAGCGGTAAGCAGCAGGGGGAGCATCCACTCTCTTAACTCTCGCACACCACCTACGCACAGCACGCCTTGTAGGCAGGTGGTTTCTCACCGGTCCCACGGTTCACCACCACCCGGTCCGGATTGTCTGTCGCTTCCTTGCCGGCCGTCTTGTCCAGTATGGCTTCGGCTAGCTCGCGGAACGCCTTTTCAATATTGACGTTGGCTTTGGCTGAAGTTTCCATGAAGCGAATACCATGCTCGCAGGCGATCTGTGTTACGAAAAAATAGTAGTTATTGGTGAGACCGATTTAAGAACCTTCGATTGAGATGAAAAAGAAGTAAACTTACACTTTCTCCTCGTTCCTTTCCGACGACACGTTTATCTACCATATCGCACTTGTTGCCCAGAATCATCTTTTCCACATCCTCGTTGGCGTGCTGTAAATCAAAAAAAGCAATTAGCACCGCTGCAAACAAGATTACAGTGAGATGTCGAATGGCATCATCGTTTCCCTACCTCGTCTATATTCCGCAACCACTTGACTATGTTGTCGAAGCTTTTGTCATTGGTGATGTCGTACACCAGCATGATACCCATCGCACCCCGGTAGTACGAGGTGGTAATAGTGTGGAACCGTTCCTG is part of the Topomyia yanbarensis strain Yona2022 chromosome 1, ASM3024719v1, whole genome shotgun sequence genome and encodes:
- the LOC131676167 gene encoding uncharacterized protein LOC131676167 produces the protein MASTGYTRSLLLDDLGFPESLLDVFEQCGIGLFELITFSIEELQCHLQQTDADWKIEVIFEAISSWRKRNKSAILSALTSNELPGNGGANEPCESSGSVLNTHALEREQRGLLLTPVNESTDSGIVSTKTVGCVPLEIRSQIDSDSLCTGNESSKILDELELLDVSQSTPSVSSNGEAELATASVSASFNDGIETNETERRQEKQNNEEHPPYSSDTVFSPSILAALLKNSEEGKDILRRSTLGELSEAKQLALAGIIAKYHLATKDQLRVDDLERYALAITTIFKSERKESYYIPRGGDRRNHGGKIINKIGNLKQKKRKSDAKEEEHLKKLKSGESTCDAPSDSKQSIEAYEWLALNDTPWSTVLDKWSISFDSRKTILGDKKLVNKALRLYGHYKNSNGFQLIDIDFRLLTLGGTSGLQVLVAIRPALIAYISNTALDPSAEGLLRLLKSTTTSEDVKHCALLLGLHTVLPPIAAGSRYKPTICTAQDDTIVFAESLDAAIEKVRTICMGYEERNLPIVPKLITIGTEVSRIDGPFYIWYNEILYEVNTAARATDVLLKLSAIFGLPFSKVSKLVWHFISSYAYSIRQRESYAAINRLEKYLSAQHISSVTKND
- the LOC131688474 gene encoding ras-related protein Rab-10, producing MAKKTYDLLFKLLLIGDSGVGKTCILFRFSDDAFTSTFISTIGIDFKIKTIELRGKKIKLQIWDTAGQERFHTITTSYYRGAMGIMLVYDITNDKSFDNIVKWLRNIDEHANEDVEKMILGNKCDMVDKRVVGKERGESIACEHGIRFMETSAKANVNIEKAFRELAEAILDKTAGKEATDNPDRVVVNRGTGEKPPAYKACCA